CGGCGAACGCAATTTTGTAAAAGGCCAAGCACTAAAGACTTGGGCATAAGTAAGATGGAATCATTAACCGATTTTTTTCACCAAATAAAGGATTTTCTTAATCCTAAATTGCTGATCGACTGGTTGCTCGGCCTGCTTGGCGGGTACGTCTATTTCGGTCTCTTCTTCATTGTTTTTGCCGAAACCGGGTTGGCGGTCGGATTTTTCCTTCCGGGCGATTCGCTTTTGGTCGTGACGGGTTTGATGGCCCGCACGCTACCTGACAAGCTTAATATCGTACTGGTGCTGATCGCATTTTTCGCGGGTTCGGTGATCGGTGACAGCACCGGCTATTGGACCGGTCGATGGATGGGTAAGACGCTCTTTAACCGCGAAAGCTCCCTGATATTTAAGCCAAGCCGCGTAGCTAAGGCACACGCGTTTTTTGAAAAATACGGTGTCAAGACGGTCATCCTCGCGAGGTTCGTGCCCATCGTGCGAACCTTTGCTCCGCTCGTCGTCGGTGCCGCCGAAATGCCGTATGCCAAGTTTCTGCTCTTTAGCGTGATCGGCGGGATCTTGTGGATATTCAGTATGGTTTTGGCCGGCTATTACCTCGGCACGGCGATAGAGGGTGCGTTTAATATCAAACTCGAAGATCATATCGAAAAGGTTGTCATCCTGGTCGTTTTGCTCTCGCTGCTACCGCCGATGATCGAGGTGCTCCGGCACAAATTCGGCAGCAAACCCAAACAAGATGACGAAGGAGTTTGACACTTTGTCGGTCGTGACATAGACTCGTAGATTGACTTATCGGGGCGTAGCGCAGTCTGGTAGCGCGCACGGTTCGGGACCGTGAGGTCGGAGGTTCGAATCCTCTCGCCCCGACCATTTCCTAAATAGAAAAGCAGCTGACTTACGGGTCATCTGCTTTTTTGTTTTTGAGACGAACAATAACGAACTGCAAAAGGCTCACGATGCGATATCGTGAGCCTTTTGCGATGAAATCGATCGGTGGCGGACTAGACGCCTTCCGGATATTCAAACGGCATAAACTTTGAACCGTTCCATTTGAAGATTTTCGCGACCACGCCGCCGTCATTGCCCGCTTTACCGCCCGCAATGTAGTTGATCAGACCTTCAGGGGCGAAAAAACCGACGGTCAGTGGTATCTCGCTGTCGTCCTCGATCGGATTTTCCCACGCCGGTGCGTTCTTGAGAATCTCGATGATCTCGTCGTTATTGATCTCAGGAGCGATCTTTTCCGACACGTTGGTCCACGTTCCGGCCTTGTAATCCAGGAATAGCGGTTGGCCCATACATTCGCCCTCCGCACAGCGATTGATGACCATCGCAACAATGGTATTTTTCGCATTCCCCTTAAAAACTACGACTTCGCCCCAGACCTCGGCATCGCCCCACATTTCGCGTTCAGCATTCGGCAACACTTTCAGATCAAGCACGAAACGCACCTGTTCCGGGTTGCTGGCATCACGGTCGATCATTTGGGTCCGCTGGGCCTTGGTAAGATTGATATACTCGCTCGGAATCGCGAGAAAGTAGTCTTTGGCAGTCATTTTGCTCTGTGCCGCTGCTACAAATGCAAACGTCAAAAGCATCACCGCTGCCAAAATGTATTTGTTATTGAGTTTCATAATTCAGTCTACATCGAGAAATATCTCGCTTGATTTCATTTAAGTTCGAGACGTGTCGCACCTCTTCCGGCTCACTTTTAAGAGAGCTAAAATTCGGTGACTATCGGGTCACTTATTCATTCACCACCGTAAATTTCGGCTTAACGGCACTAGTCTTTCTATATTTTCCGGCGGTGGAGATCATGTCGTTGATAAAGCCACATTCGCCGACCTGAGTTACGCTCAGAATACCCGGACTCGCAAATTTCACCGTTATAGTGCAGTCTTCGGATTCCATCCCGGACGGCGTAAAAGTCGCGGTATCGCCGTCGATCTGGGCAAATCCGGAAAGTGTACCGGTGTTGCCCCGCGGTT
This is a stretch of genomic DNA from Chloracidobacterium sp.. It encodes these proteins:
- a CDS encoding DedA family protein, which produces MESLTDFFHQIKDFLNPKLLIDWLLGLLGGYVYFGLFFIVFAETGLAVGFFLPGDSLLVVTGLMARTLPDKLNIVLVLIAFFAGSVIGDSTGYWTGRWMGKTLFNRESSLIFKPSRVAKAHAFFEKYGVKTVILARFVPIVRTFAPLVVGAAEMPYAKFLLFSVIGGILWIFSMVLAGYYLGTAIEGAFNIKLEDHIEKVVILVVLLSLLPPMIEVLRHKFGSKPKQDDEGV